One Candidatus Cloacimonas sp. genomic region harbors:
- a CDS encoding RidA family protein, producing MQSVMTHRAPAAIGPYSQAILINNILFVSGQLGIDPGTSTLPDSFEEQANLVFNNIKAILDAAGMGLSNIAKVTVFIKDLDDFTLLNEIYTRYFSAPYPAREVVQVSRLPKEGKIEISVIAMR from the coding sequence ATGCAATCAGTTATGACGCATCGAGCCCCAGCTGCCATTGGACCGTATTCACAAGCTATACTTATCAATAATATTCTGTTTGTAAGCGGCCAATTGGGAATTGATCCCGGAACTTCCACTCTGCCTGATAGTTTTGAAGAACAAGCAAATTTGGTATTTAACAACATCAAAGCTATATTGGATGCAGCGGGAATGGGTTTGTCCAATATCGCTAAAGTTACTGTTTTTATTAAAGATCTGGATGATTTTACGCTGCTGAATGAAATTTATACTCGCTATTTTAGCGCTCCTTATCCAGCCAGAGAAGTTGTTCAGGTCTCACGCCTCCCCAAAGAAGGCAAAATTGAAATCTCCGTAATTGCGATGAGATAA
- a CDS encoding cob(I)yrinic acid a,c-diamide adenosyltransferase, translated as MSIVTKGGDSGKTSLYSGERVCKDDPRVEAYGTLDELNAWIGECRNYLASPIHQESLRAIQKTLFRCMGQLANKNGNFPEPISQNDVDKLTEKVYALEKNLHINGFVIPGDNPVSAKLDICRTVARRAERRIITLAQKEKVAPELLSYVNRLSDFFFALARCLED; from the coding sequence ATGAGCATTGTAACCAAAGGTGGAGATAGCGGTAAAACATCTTTATACTCAGGCGAAAGGGTTTGCAAAGATGATCCAAGAGTAGAGGCCTACGGAACTTTGGATGAACTGAACGCCTGGATAGGGGAATGCAGAAATTATCTTGCCAGTCCCATACATCAAGAGTCCCTTCGCGCAATACAAAAGACCCTATTTCGGTGTATGGGACAACTGGCTAACAAAAATGGAAATTTCCCTGAACCGATCTCGCAAAACGATGTGGATAAGCTTACGGAAAAAGTATATGCTCTGGAAAAAAATCTGCACATAAACGGCTTTGTGATACCAGGCGATAATCCCGTTTCAGCAAAACTGGATATCTGTAGAACCGTTGCCAGAAGAGCCGAAAGAAGAATTATAACCCTTGCTCAAAAAGAAAAAGTTGCGCCTGAACTGCTTAGCTATGTAAATCGGCTGTCGGATTTCTTTTTTGCCCTGGCAAGATGTTTGGAAGATTAG